Sequence from the Thunnus maccoyii chromosome 22, fThuMac1.1, whole genome shotgun sequence genome:
TTTTTAGGGgaattttaagtatttattatAGACAGCAGACAGGGAACAATGAGAGATGGATACAACAAAAAGTCCTCAGCTAGACTGTCACCAGGGAAGATTCATGGTTGGCATTTAACCTCTAAGTTACTGGGAGCTCTGGTGTCATTGTTATTAGCTGATAGTCCAGAAGAACCAGCAGTAGATGCTAATAGATGAACAAATCTGCCTTtagcctgttttttttcacacctCCAGCTGATCTGCTCTCATCCAACATCATAGAATAAATCTTGAAactattaaaacatttgaaattaatACACACTATTAATTTGGTCATTATAGCGTAGTGTTTCTGGGCTTTAAAGGACAGAAAATTTAAACTGATGATGGATTTTGGTGACTTCTAAACATGGACGTGAAAAGTTGAGTCAAAAGTTTAAATAACACCATCAAGTTGGATCTAAACATTGTGTTCTGTAGCGTGAAAAACTTTTAATGGATCATGCAGCCGCAGCCAGATAATAAATTAGACATTTGGTTGAAAATGATTAAGCGGTCCTGATGAGGCTCGTCTTCAGCCAGCTTCTTCTAAAGgtcactttaaataaaacattttagaaatgcATAAAACATCATCTTGAAACacacttcttctcttcttctctgtcaggCTCCTCGTCCTTCCACCGGTCCCCACAAGCTGAGGGAGTGCCTGCCCCTCATCATCTTCCTGAGGAACCGCCTCAAGTACGCCCTGACCGGAGATGAGGTGAAGAAGATCTGCATGCAGAGGTTCATCAAGATTGACGGCAAGGTCCGCACCGACGTCACCTACCCTGCTGGATTCATGGGTGAGTCTGAATAGAGAGGAGGGCTTTTTGGGGGGGACAGTTGAGAACTTTAGATGTTGAACAAAGACTTTTCGTTGCAGCTCAGCACCTTTTGAATGATCCTTTTTTATTCACAATCTGTATTTGATGGGTCCTTAGTTTGCTTTCTCTGCAAAGCCGATACAGGAGTTGCTGTTGTGTTGATGTGAAAGATTTCACGTCCAAGTCTAATTCCTGCATGACGAAGCGTCTGTGGGTAACGAGACGGCCGAGGGAGCAGTGATGAATATGTGGTTTTGATCagcaatgagctgaaacaaCACGACCAATTCCTCTAAGAAGTTCTGAGCTCCGACATTTAAGTGTTTCTGAGTCATAGTCTGATTTTAAGGCAACTAAATATTATGACAGGGTGAGTGATATGGGagtaatgtttttctttcttttaataatttgaTAGATTAACTCAGTTTTGgttctgacattttctttgaAGATCTGACACAATCGTCTTGTTGGATGTTACAAAAGGTCAAAGACTGTTACTGGAGTCACGTTGGGTTTGTGATGGAATTTAAAAAGGCGacattggggaaaaaaaacggACAGAGGCAAATCCTTGAGAGTACGGCTGGAAACGAGTTTAAGCCAGTATTTATGTTTGAGTGGgatgttcatgttgttttggaCACATCGCAGGACAGATGGGGCAACATCAGCTGCCCCATTTAGCTGGATTAGAAATGAGATTTGGGAACCAGAAACAAACGACAGCAGCCTGTGAAATACGGACGCTGCTTTGAGTTTCTTTACATTGCAggactttttcttctgtttcatgaTTCTCCTTTTCATCAGTCAGTCAAATTCACTCTAAAGTGCCAATACTGGTTtcatttcttcacttttttttctcctcctcacaGTTTATAAATTATTCTCCAGTGATGCTGAGCAGGTCAGGCAGAACGGCTGCAACCGAGgagtaaatattttttgtttttgtcgaGTCTCGCAGTCACACCTCCAACGAAACTGTGACCTGTCAGTTTTCTCTCCACCTAGACGCCAGCCAACAGCCTCACAGGGAGGTGCGGCGATTTAATTTCCAAATCAAGGGGAAGCCTTGGCAGCACGACGACCGTCGCCTATTTATATACGTCCACACTAAACACCCGTCACTGTCAACCAGTAGATGATCAGTTTTAAATGCTTCTTGCAATTAATGTACTATAGTACTGAAATACTTTAACTTGATTTATCCCAATATTTgctcttttaaacacattttttttatatttttgtagcAGGAGAAGACAATTTTTGATGGAAACTCTTTATTTCAGAGTTTTAATTGTATAGAGAGCTTTGGCGTTTTCTCAGGGGATGAATTTCTACCTAAAAAGGTTGCTTATATTACTGATTTTTGTTCACGTTTGTCTGCAAGTTTGCAACCTTGAAAGATGCTGAACTCCTGGTCTCATGAAGTCACTGTAAATGAGGCAAAGAAGCCGAATATGTGGAGAGTTTTCTAGTCAGAAAGTTTGTCAAATAATTGTTCGTATCCATCTTATAATCTCTTTGAGAAAGATGTGATGCTCTTGGAAATTTCTGCActctgatgttgttgttttttgaatCCAAGAAGGTGTTTGTGACTGGAGAAATCTGATCAAAGTCTCCCTAAAAATGAGATTTGATCGTAGTATTGAGACAGTTTCTGTCTCTATAGAGACTGGAGTTTGTTCACAACATGTCTGATTGTGAGTGTGGTAGTTGATGTTAGTTTAGATTTAAAAGGGAAGATTTCCTCACAAACACCAAGTTAGGAAGAAGAGTAACTCTTGAATATTTTCTGCCACATTTTCATCACAAATGAGAGAGTCGTGGGGCCAAAGTTTTGTGGTCAGTTGGCTGGAAAAACttattgtgtatttaaaagCGCTGTGGGACtcgtatttttctgttttgaccTTTGGCTGTCCTCTGTACATAAACAGCCTTTTTTTATAGAGGGCATTAAAATCTGATATCTACCACTTAAACAAGACGAGCTGACGACTgttgactgtttgtttttttttactcagatGTGATCAGCATCGAGAAGACCGGCGAGCACTTCCGTCTGATCTACGACGTGAAGGGACGTTTCACCGTCCACCGCATCACCGCCGAGGAGGCCAAGGTAAGATCAGCAAAAACCACGTTTCCCTTGAACTTCTAGAGGCCCTGCTCTGGTTTATAGATCAGTGATCAATCTTTCTTTTCaactggagagaaaaagagaatcATAAGACACAGAAGGTTAATTTTTAAGAGTTCAAAAGTTTGAGTTCGAACCATTTAATGTTGGTCGTCGCACGTTCTCGCTACGTGACTCAGAGCCTGGCGGAGTTTCAGCAGTGAGACGAGTCTTCGCTGAGTTAATGGTGTAATCACCATGTAAGATTAGTTTCTTAAGGATTCGGTCTCTTGCTGCTTCTTGCCAAATCTGCTCTGACTGACGGTATTTCAAACTGGTTTTATATCCAAAAATGTGGATGCGGGGTGTGTTAAGAGAGATAAACTGAGAGCAAAACAGTCATAGTTTAGCTTGAGATGCAAAAAGATGAAGAGTTTTGAAAGCTGCaactgtcagtttgtttgtaaaatgtttataatttgGCTCGTAATTAAGTTCATGTCCTTTTTTTAGAGTGATGTCATTTGCCATCTTAAAAGTTGTTCTTGGAAAGATGTTGGTTTTCTAATCtaactctcctcctcctcttcctccttctcctcctcttcctcctcctccgcagTACAAGCTGTGCAAGGTGAAGAAGATCATCATCGGCACCAAGGGGATCCCCCACCTGGTGACCCACGACGCCCGCACCATCCGCTACCCCGACCCCCTCATCAAGGTCAACGACACGATCCGCATCGACCTGGACACCGGCAAGATCACAGACTTCATCAAGTTCGACACCGGTGGGTTCACGTCACTGCAGGACCTGGTTTTATGACGATCCGGATCCGTCGTTTTTAATGCTCTGTTGATGAAGAGGAaatcctttcttcttctctcctctccaggtAACCTGTGCATGGTGACCGGAGGTGCTAACTTGGGGCGTATCGGTGTCATCACCAACAGGGAGCGTCACCCTGGTTCCTTCGACGTGGTCCACGTCAAGGACAGCACAGGCAACAGCTTCGCTACCAGGCTCTCCAACATCTTCGTCATCGGCAAGGTGAAGATTTTAGAAATATTCTGACGCTGTGATGTAAAAGTTCATCGTACCTGtaggagaaaaaaatcaactaaaactGAATATTGTTGCAGTTGAGATCGtttaaacagaataaatgtgattattaGGAGCGAGGTGTGTTTGGAGCAATGATGACTGTTTGGTTTTGATCAGCAATGAAATTACACAACCAAATCCTCTAAGAAGTTCTGAGCTCCGTCACTAGAGAGAAgttattatttcttaaaaaaattaagTTCTCTAGTAGATATCAGGACTTTTCTTAGTCAAACTTCTGCAGTTATGTGCTGGTTAATTGAACAAAAGTTTCAAGGTTTGTGCTAACTGGCAAAATACAGGAAATGGTAACTTTcacttggtctataaaatatcaaaaatagtggaaaatgtTCACCTGGATTTCATAAAGCCAAAGATGAGGTCTTAAAATTGCTCATTCTGTCCGACTAACAACCTCAAACCTTAAAATATTCAGCTCATTATCAcataaagcagaaaaacaaatcttaaaCTAGAGAATATTTGagaatatttgatttaaaaatgtgttaaatgccAAATAATTTCAGCTCTAGTGTTGTATTGATCCCctagcaaataaataaaatagctTTAGCCTAGGAAGTTAAAGCCTGACTCTTAATTTCATGCTAATTTAGTGTTTAAGTTTTGTTTCCACTGgaattaacagcaaaataaatagactttaaaatgtcaacatgcaACAAGAGACGAGCTGTTTGTGTCTCGgaaacataaattaattaaaatgcagcGGAAATAAGTGGAGACAAGTTAAAGTTTTATACTCAGTATTGTGTAGTTTGACGTTGGGACTCAGTGTACCTGAAGTCTGTCGTTAAAGCGTCAGCTGTCTTTGACCTTGATGTCGACCTTGGCAGAGACTCGTCATCCTCACGGCAAGACGAACTGTAAAAAACCTTCATAAATCAAACTCCGTCCCATCAAATTAGACGCACTTAACGATTACGAGCGGCTGGTCTGTTGAGTGTGTCTCTCTGCCGGCTGGCTGACATTTGTTTGGCCGCTAACGTGACCGTAGCTGTCAGCGGCACGGTCGCCTCTCCGCCGGCGTGACATTTATCCGACGGCCTCGGCTGCCGCGCTTTTTCTTCACCTCGGCAACGGCTCCGTGCTGAAGTGTCGGCGGTCAAATGAATGTTAGCGCAAGTGTTTAAACTACGAACTGCAACTTCAGATTATCTGGAAAACGACAATTTGAAGACTTGAAATCATCTTTTTAGCTCTAAAAGAACTGGATGTTTATGAAACTTGTATTTGATTGATCTTAACcgttttcctcctcttcctctctctctccgtctccaGGGTAACAAGCCGTGGGTGTCCCTGCCCAGAGGAAAGGGAATCCGTCTGACCATCGCCGAGGAGAGAGACAAGAGGCTGGCCGCCAAGCAGGGCAGCAGCTAAACTGGCCACAAACAGACAGCCTGACCCCTGGTTTTCAAATAAACTGTTATTTACAAAACCAACCGTTTGCTCGTCCTTGatctttttatttcactgcCGGTTGGCAGCAACAACACACAGCTACGAGTTCATGAGAAAAACGACTTATTTACAAGTCgagaaaagtagaaaaacatgtagagagagagagttcataGTGGAAGAGGGATAGAAATAGCAGAGTAGATGCAAgtttttatcttaatttatcAGCTATAAGTGTTTGTTGCTCTAAAATCCATCAGACATCATTTAATGTTGAGAGCAGGAGGTGAAGACATAAAGGACATAAACAAAACCTCACATTTAAAgtataattctggtttatttcctATAAATGTTGCTATTCATGTAAAAACGTTTATCTGGAAAGCTCTAGAAAGGCTGATATGTCGTTTCGAGTGACTCATTGAATCTCTAAAATAAAGCCAGTGAGAGCAAAGTTAACTTGACCCGACAGAACCACAGTGgtcacatttatgggaaatatgcAAAGTTCAAATAAAGTCTCCTTGAAGGGtcttaaaaatctgaaaatagtCCCAGAAAGATTTGAgccttttgctgtttttaggctTAATTTGATTCAAAGGTCTTTCAgttgaaagaagaaaacactgaagGAGGTTTTTGCAGTTTATTTACCTAAATTAACCAGTTTAACAAACAACTGATGTATTTTGTTGCTCACATCCTTAATGATGCTGAACCATCTGTAGAGAATTCATTATAAACCTTAATTCTTAGATACAGCTTTTGCTTTTCTTAAAATGTGTATCTTAATgttaaatacatacacacactgtagggaaaaaaaaggtttttcttACTGTATATGAGCATGGAAAACTTTTCCATTTCCTTgtataaagatatatatttgATGTAAACTATTATGTCATCCTTCATGTGAAGAATGTGAATGATCCCAAATCAGTGAGTTTTTTTGGTTTGTAAAGAGACattttactgtagtttgttcTGAGAGGAAGCAGATTTCAGTGAACTTCAGCTCTCTCGGTGAAATTGtcttatatattatattcatatatacgtatatttgatatgtttctTAACGAGTTTCTGTCCAAAAGTTTGTCTGGTTAAATATTTGCTGAGATGAATCTTGATGACTTTACTTCAAACATTTCTTTCCCAACTTAATTTGAGttaacagacattttgacattaaacCTCCAGATATAATTGATAAAATTGATctttatgacagtaaaaatCAGGTGAAATGTCCCTTTAATTCTCCCTTAAACACTATATTTGAAGTAACTTGACTCTCAACTTAACCTGCTGCTAACCGAACCTCCATCTTTCACCTGGAGGtgtcctccctccttccctccctccgtcTTTCtaatccctccatcctctcccaTCATGCACGCATCCATCTGTTTACACCCTTTaatccctctcctccctcctccctccttcctttttccctccatctctatCATTTTGCCACATTCCTTCCCTTTTTTATCCCATCTTTCCATCCTTCCTGTTTTACACCTGTCCTCTATCCTTCCTCAATTTGaatccttttcttttcctctcttcctttcttctttcctccgTCCTTCCTTTCATTGATTCCTTCtatcctttccttccttccttccttcatttaaaattttctttcttcctccgTCCTTCATTGCATCTATCTCTTCATAATTTGCTCCATTCGTCTTTTCCTAGATCCCTCCCTTCATCATCCTCCCTCATGTCCCCTTTTTCCTTCCTGACATCGATTCCTGTCGTCCTTCCctaaatattttcattgttcttccctcttttttaaccttttctcttctttctttctttcctacCTTCCATCCTTCCCTAAAAagctttttcctcttctctctgtccttttttccttcccatacttttccttttccttctaTCCTTCCCTCAGTTTCCATCTTCCTTTCTCCATCTATTTCTATCTCACTCCTTTTgtcatccttccttccttcctatCTCCCTGTTTTTCATTCCTTCCTCACCTCTTGATTCCTCACATCCTTTCCTAAATattctccatctttttttctctcctttctccatTTTGCCAtcttccatctctctttttctatccCAACTCACACCCTTCCCCacttttcctcctccctccattgTTATTTTGGATTTTGCTTCCATCCTCTTCAGCCTCTCtcacctccttctttcctttcatcccttaagatttcatttttctctcctcaatcctttcttcctctcctttttttccctaccctcccctcctctctccttcacctCTTTTCTTCCTTACATTAAtcccttctttccttccctAAATCTCTTAATGTTATTCCTtcttacctttttatttttcatcccTCCCTTAATAATTCccgtctttttttcccctctttcgTTGCAACAATTCCTACCTAATCTACCCGgcccttcctccctctttcatCTCGTCCTTCCCTAAATAGTTTctatctttctgtctccctccagCGTTCCTCACATCCCTCCATAATCCCtcatccttccttcctccctacatacatacatctttCATTGCATCCCTctatcctcctctctctcccctcctctctctctctcgtctcctccatccttccttctctctgtgttctgACTTCAGTACCAGTCCATATGGTGACTGCTGGGATCCagcctgctctgctctgcagaAACCTGGCCTGGCACACACCACCTcagcttgtatgtgtgtgtgtttatactgtgtgtgtgtgtgtgtgtgtgtgtgtgtgtgtgtgtgtgtgtttgtgagagagggAGATCTATCCTCTTCTGGCCTTCAGATTCTCctgcgagtgtgtgtttgtgtgtgtgtgttaaagagcAAGACATCAACATTGCCCTTCTCCCCCATGACTCCCCTTTTGCAACCTGCCTCTACAACACATGACACATACCATAAGAGCACACACAGcaggtaagtgtgtgtgtatatatgtgtgtgtgtgtatgtgtgtgtggagagggaCATGGCTCGCTCCCATGACCGTCTGCTCTCTgacacactgtacagtacagtaatccATCATCCCTGGCAGGGAGTAGTGAGGACAGCGTTTGAGGACAGTAAACCTGCTGTATTTTAGACAAAGGTGTAATTTAGaaacatacaataaataatacagGAAATGCAATAGCTGAATGTGATTGGAAATGTTTTAGTTGTTCTGCATGAGTTAATTTAAAGGGGAAAAAGAATTAAGTGGTCTTATGAGGCTGCAATTTTCATCACACATCACGTTGCCTTGGTGATTTGTATTGTAAATTTACATACAGTCTATACTTAACATGTGTAAGTTGGTATGTTGTCAAGGTAAcgtttatattatataatatgatatatgtaacatgtaaggtgtaatgttatatactgtatatactgttattactttatatacaatttATGGTTAGCATGTGTTGTTATGTTGTCAAgctaatgtttattttatatagTATGTTATATCATTTATATAGTATGatataacaatatttaacatattagcatgctaacattaattTATAGACTCTATAGTTAGTATGTGTAAATTATGTTGTCAagctaacatttattttatataatatttaacattcaacatgttagcatgctaatattagcATCAGAGACTATGCAGCTATTACTGTCTATGGTTAGCATGTCTAAGTTAGCATGATGTCAAGCTAATGTTTAcctatattatataatatataatatgtaaaatgtaacatgttagcatgccaacgCTAGTATAgttattactttatatacagtctatggttagcTTGTGTAAGTTGGTATGTCATCAAGCTAAcgtttatattatataatatgaaataataattgTAACATGTAACATGTTAGCATAGTAATATTAGCATTTTAGACTGtagttattattttatatacagtctatagtTAGCATGTGTAAGTTAGCATGTTGTCAAGCTAATGTTTAAatgatataatatgaaataatactgtatataatgttaaacatgttagcatgctaaccttAGCATGTTCTCATATAAACAGTTGATATGCATGCaatgtttagcatgttaacatcaTGGATGTGTTATAGAActggatattgtgttttttggccAGTGGGTGTCACGCAAATAAGAAACTTTGCTGAAATTGCCTCATAGCCCGGCGCTGTTCCTTGGGGCTTGGTAAACATGTGAACAGTTAGCATGGCACATAAGATAGAGATTAAAGAAAGGATAGAAAGATCTTCAGGccatattcacaaaaaaatccGGGAGGGACTAAATAATAACAGTGTACACACCTGGGTAACTGCTGAGATCTGCGAACACTTCAAATTGTTAGAACAAAGTCAGATGGGGAAGGAAACACAAGCAGATCACGTTGGTAAGCCAAAACTTTTTGGACAAGAAAACAAAGGCGAACAGTAAAATTATTGTGAAAACTGtttgttgtaaacatccatcataGTTTATCAATCGACTTCCTGGTTCAACTCTGACTTCCTGTGCTTGCCGTCATTTTGCACACTCAAAAGTTGTACGTTTCATTAAACCAGACTTTTCCCTTAATGAGTTATAACTGCGTAGTGTCTGTTGTACAACAAATTAATCAAGCGACGTGATGATAAAACCTGACCTTGACATGACACGAGGCAGCACTGTAAACAAATTTGTTTTCTGAGGTAATGCAACAAAATGAAACGACAGATTTGAAACACTTTTAGGGTTTGTGGTTTAGTAACAAATCAAATGTGGCAGCGTTGTCCCCGTTTTTATAGGCCTGGGACCAGTTCTTGTaaacaagtacacacacacacacacacacacacacacacgcatacacaaacagagtctttgaaattttgaaatatgAGATTCGCCAGACGCATGCTTTTCTCCAGTCCTGCTCTGCATCCCCTTGTGAGCAGAGCAACAATACCTTTGATTCACACGTACACACTCAACACACGCACAGTCACACAGAGGCTTTGAAGTGCGTTTGGCTGGATGgtgagaaaaagcaaaaagaaaaacgaGCTGCAGAGGAAAGAAATATAGAGAAAAAACATCCACTCGAAGAACAGAAAACTAATATGTTAAATCACATTACAGAGGATTAAACACAGAGTAGAAAGGctgacattaaaacagacaaacaacaggGATTCAATCACTGTAATGCATCTACTTAATGCGTTTACTGTATCCTGCAACAGTTCTGCACACATTcaataggctttttttttacatggtgGGTGAATTCACTGTCATTGCTTATCACAACCTGATGGGTAATATTGGGCCATTTTAAGCGTCTGAAGAACTTCGGTCTGCAATAAACGCCATAGTTACTGTATTAATGGAGATTACACACTTATTGTTTGTGGTTTTTCTGATGTATCTGTgctcctactgactttggtgaccccccGAGTTTTCCTCTGGTACCATCATGAGgttgaaattttgtttttttgtgaaatgtctcaacaactattgggatgccatgaaatgtggtacagacattcatgttccctaCAGACTGAATTGTTaccactttggtgatcccttttCCTCTAGTACCAACACTATGAGTAGTTTTTAATCTGTTCAGTACATTGTTTTATGACCAACACCTGCAaagctaatgacattcccatcaggtACAGATGTGCTTTtcgtttagtgctaattagcaaacgGACCAATTTCACTAAAGCGATCTGCAAGCACTGCATGCTAATCACAAATGATTGTCACTCACAAACTGCAGATAAATTTGTGCATCCTTCAGTCCTCttcatacactgtaaaaaataagaataaaataaaaaaatggacgtagccaccatgatgtcacccattggtttgtggactccagttttgaagccttgagtttgcattttgataATCGTcgtcttggatttttggagtcAGAAGTGACCATATCTGGACAaaagggtggagctgaccctaatgctagctgctagctgggttagcacggtgcatttacagtctatggttaactgtgataatgctaatgctaattttatgtagcgaaaaaaaaaaaaaccattaaaacaaaatgtacttacttgaaaaaaataatcatctgGCTTCctagagggtcttttagtacaaccaaatgctgaacaagactttttttaggcgaccaaaatgttacgATTAACGTTAATGAACTGAAAGTACACTGAAATAACAAcggctacgcctatactctgtgaatctggagTTACACCATGGTCACGTTAGCTAACCAATGTTGTCGGCATGGTGACGGCACCCACCTGTCACATAAAGCAGCCACACCCTTAAtcatgcataactttaagccttaatgaaattgaaatgggtgagttatataaaaattaacccctgtacagttgtcatgaacagagaaattagctttagagaccaaaaccgttttttgcaccaggctgtaaacatgtttatttctgctgtaaggttgggcattttaacatgagggTCTATGAGGATTaactcgcttttggagccaggtggccattcaaggaactgcagagGAGATGATTTCATGTTCTCATCTCTCTTGTTTTAACCAAGAGCTTTCATTATGAACAGCAAACTTTTTCtctgttgcaaattagtagtatataaagGTAATTATTAGGATAAAGGGTTGGTCTTTTCAGTTTTGGGGACTTATTGGATGAAGGAGTGATCAATGCAACAGGTGGATGAAGATTGTTGCACGGCTGACACAGGATTTTTGAAGCTGGTACCTCTATTgatatttgaaattttaaaaaatctgataatgatCAG
This genomic interval carries:
- the rps4x gene encoding 40S ribosomal protein S4, X isoform isoform X2, coding for MARGPKKHLKRVAAPKHWMLDKLTGVFAPRPSTGPHKLRECLPLIIFLRNRLKYALTGDEVKKICMQRFIKIDGKVRTDVTYPAGFMDVISIEKTGEHFRLIYDVKGRFTVHRITAEEAKYKLCKVKKIIIGTKGIPHLVTHDARTIRYPDPLIKVNDTIRIDLDTGKITDFIKFDTGNLCMVTGGANLGRIGVITNRERHPGSFDVVHVKDSTGNSFATRLSNIFVIGKGNKPWVSLPRGKGIRLTIAEERDKRLAAKQGSS